Within Stigmatella aurantiaca, the genomic segment GCAAGATGAATGGCCCAGCCGGGAAGCCGCGGCGTGTCAGGCGCTACATTGTGGCTTCGCGGAACACTGTCACCCCTCCCCCCGTGCGTGCTAAGGCGACGGCACCATGCCGAACGTCGTCGTCGTTGGAGCGCAGTGGGGAGATGAGGGAAAGGGCAAGGTCGTTGACCTGCTCACGGAGCACGCCCAGGTGGTGGTGCGCTTCCAGGGGGGCAACAACGCGGGCCATACCCTGGTCGTCGGCGGTCAGAAGACCGTTCTGCACCTGATTCCATCCGGCATCCTTCATCCGGGCAAGACGTGTGTGATTGGCAACGGGGTGGTGGTGGACCCCTCGGTGCTCGTCGGCGAGATGGATGCGCTCAAGGCGCGCGGCTTCCTGAAGGAGGCCTCGCACCTGCTCATCTCGGACAACGCGCACGTCATCTTCCCGTGGCACAAGCAGTTGGACGTGTTCCGCGAGAAGGCCCGGGGCGGCAGCGCCATCGGGACGACGGGGCGGGGCATCGGGCCCGCCTACGAGGACAAGGTGGCCCGGCGGGGCATCCGCGTCCGGGACCTGCTGCAGCCCGAGCGGCTGCGCAAGCGCATCGACGAGCGGCTTCCGCAGGCGTTGGAGGAGCTGCGTGAGCTGTGCCAGAAGGCGGGCGAGCCGGTGCCCGAGCTGGACGCCGCGAAGCTCCAGGAGGACTTCGCCAGCCTGGGCGAGAAGCTCCGTCCCCACGTGGGCGATGCCTCGCTGTTCCTGGCGGGCCAGATGGCGCGCGGCGCGCGCATCCTCTTCGAGGGCGCCCAGGGCACGCTCTTGGATGTGGACCATGGCACCTACCCGTACGTCACCAGCTCCAACTGCGTGGCGGGCAACGCGGCGGTGGGCTCGGGGCTGGGCCCCACGGCCATCGACAAGGTGATGGGCATCAGCAAGGCCTACACCACGCGCGTGGGCGGAGGCCCGTTCCCCACGGAGCTGAGCGACACGCTGGGCGACCAGCTGCGCCGCGTGGGCGATGAGTTCGGCGCCACCACGGGGCGTCCCCGCCGGTGCGGCTGGCTGGACGGCGTGGTGCTGCGCTACGCGGTGCGCGTCAACGGCCTGAGCAGCCTGGCCCTGACGAAGCTGGACGTGCTGTCGGGCATCAAGACGCTGCAGCTGTGCAACGCGTACGAGCTGGACGGCCAGCGCATCTCCGAGCTGCCGGGCGACTACGAGGACCTGGGCCGCGTGAAGCCCGTCTACGAGACGCTGCCCGGCTGGGACGAGAAGCTCACCGGCGTGCGCACCTTCGACGAACTGCCGGAGAGCGCCAAGCGCTACGTGCGCCGGGTGGAGGAGATCTCCGGCGTGCCCGTCACCTGCATCTCGGTGGGCGCGGACCGCGGCGAGACGGTGCTGTTGCAGAACCCGTTCCGGAGCTGAGGGGCGCTTCCCGTCCGCTCAGGCAAGGCCATGGTGGCTCGCGGCATCCTCATCGTCCTCGTGGTGGTGCTCCTGGGGGCGGCGGCGCCCTCGGTGCCCGCTCAGGCCGCGTTCGAGCGGGGCGAGAAGGCGCTCGCGGAGAACCAGCTCGGCGAGGCGGCGGTGGCCTACCGGCAGGCGCTCACGGAGCACCCCAACTGGGCCCCGGCGCTCAACGGCCTGGGCAACACGCTCTTCAAGCAGGGCCAGGCCATCGAGGCCTCGGCCCTGTTCCGCTCTGCCACCGAGGCGGATCCGGAGTTCAAGTCCGCGTGGTTCAACCTGGGCTACGCGGCGCGCAAGGCGGGGGACTTCGCCACGGCGGTGCGGGCCTACGAGCGCTACACCCAGCTCGCGCCCGAGGATCCGGACGGCCACTACGGGCTCGGGGAGAGCTACCGCCAGCAGGGCCAGAACGCCAAGGCCCTCGCCGCCTACGAGACGTACCTCTCCAAGGAGAAGCGCCCCAGCGAGCAGAAGTGGGTGGAGCAGGCGCGCGAACACGTGGCGGCGCTGCGGCCCCAACCCCGGACGGCGCCCACGGCCCCCGGGGCGGCGCGGGCGTCCGCGTCCCCGGGCCTCACGCCCCACCCGGGGCTGTCGCTCAGCCGGGTCCGGGACGGGGATGCGCTCCTCAAGGAGCGCCGGTACCGGGAAGCGGCCTTCGCCTTCCTCGACGCGGTCCACGCGGACGGGGGCAACGTGGAGGCGCTCTTTAAGCTGGGCAACGTCCTGGCGGTGCTGGGCTACTACGGCCAGGCCATCGAGCGGTGGAACCGCGTGGCGCAACTCACCTCGGACGAGGCCATCCGCCAGAGCGCGGTGGAGAACGTGACGCGGGCCCAGGGCCGCGTGGCGCAGCAGGGCGGCTCCCCGCAGGCCCAGGGGGTGGCGCCCGGCTTCGGGCCCGTGGCGGAGACGGCGCGGGCGCAGGGCCGCCGCTTCTACGAGCAGGGCGTTCAGCGCATCCAGGCCGAGGACTACGCGGGGGCCGTCCAGAGCCTCACCCAGGCTGTCGTCCTGGAGCCCACCCTCGCGGTGGCCTACACCGCCCGGGGCAGCGCCTACATTGGCCTGCGCCGCTACGCGGAGGCCGCCGTGGACTACGAGTACTCGCTCCGTTTGGCCCCGGAGCTGGCCTCTCCTTTATATGGACTGGGGGAGGCCTACCGGATGCTGGGGCGCACCCCGGAGGCCCGGGCGCACTACGAGCGGTACGCGGCCTCCACCGCCCGGGACGTCCGGCCAGAGCTCCAGTCCGAGGCCCGACAGACCGCCGAACGCCTCCGTTGAGGGACAAAGCAGCCGGGCGGATTTCGCGGTGGGACGGCTGGCACATGTCACCCCCGGCGCTTACTTTCCCTGTATGGACGGACGCATTTCCGAGGGTGGAGGCCGGCAGGTTTTTCGTCCACGGCGGATTCTCGCGGCCCTGATGGCGGGCGCGGGGCTCCTCTGGATCAGCGTCCTCGTCTATTTGATGAGCTTCGAGGGTGTGCCGCTGAAGACGTTCCTGGCGGCGCTCTTCTTCGTCGTCTTTTTCGCTGTCTCGCTGATGTATTACGGGCGCAGCAGCATCGTGGTGGACGAGCGCGGCATCACCTGCCGCGGCCTGGTCCGTACCCGGCGCTTCTCCTTCAAGGACATCCACAAGGTGGACGTGTTGCCGGGGCCGGTGACCGTCTACGCCATCCGGGGCCGGGGTGGGTTTGTCCACTTCACCAGCTTTTTCGTGCACCACCGGCGGCTCGCGGCGCTCCTCGTGGAGCGCGCGGGGCTCTCGGCGCAGGCGCTCTGAGCCCGCTCAGCCCAGCAGGGCATAGGTGACGAGAATCCCCGTGAGGGCCATCACCGCCCCCATGCCGAGGAACCACCCTTCGCCTCGAAACCGGCTTTGCTGCGCTGCGTCAAGCTCTGGCGCGGGCGGTTCCCCTGCGTCCAGAGGGGCCTCCGGGAGGGGGGCTTCGACGGCCGCCTGGAACCGCAAGAGGGTCTGCCCCAGCTCGATGACGTCACCCCTGCCGAGGGCGAGGGGCTGCCTCACCTTCCGGCCATTCACATAAAGGCTGTTGTGGGGGCTCAAGGAGGCCACGGTGTACGTGGTGCCGTCCCAGCACAGGCGGGCGTGGGCGCGGGAGACGGTCCGGTCCCGGATGTGAAGGTCCACGCCGGTGCCCCGGCCAATGTCCGTCCTCGCGCCCGCCAGGGGGAAGACGCGGCCCGTGTCGAGCCCGGTGAGGCAGGTGAGGGTGGCGGCCTGGGAGGGGGGAAGCTCCTCCGCATCGGTCAGCAGGTGCTTCAACACGGCCACGGTGCTCAGGGGACGTTCGGCCTCCGGGGGCGGCGCGACGGCCTTGAGGCGCATCTCCTGGGGCAGGCCCATCACCTCGCCGGGGAGCACGAGCCGGCGCAGGCCGGACGGCACGAGGACGCCGTTCACGGTGATGGGCTGCAGGGCGGTCACGGTCAGCCGGGGACCTTCGATGTGGAGGGTCAGGAGCCCGGGGGGAAGGCCCTCCAGGCGGATGGGGTCCTCCGGTCCTCCGCCCAGGAGGTGCTGGCCCTCCGCCAGCTCGAACGGGGTGAGGCTTCCCAGGTGCTCGAATTCGAAGCGCATGCCCGGGCCGGGGAGCAACCCAGGTGCCGAAGCGCCCCGCGAGTGCTTCCAGGGGATTGGCGCTCCGCCCCGTCTCCTTTCTGGACGGACCCGTCCCGTTTCCGGGACGCCGGGGCCGCCTCAGTACCCCGCGTGCTTGTCGACGAGGTTCAGCAGGGGCGCACCGGCCTCGAAGCGCTCCAGGTTCTTCAGGAAGAAGGCCACGGCATCCTCCCGCCAGGTGGGCGTGTGGTCGGCGCAGTGGGGCGAGAGCAGGACGTTCTCGAGCCGCCAGAAGGGGTGCCCCGCCGGCAGCGGCTCGGTCTCGAAGACGTCCAGCGCGGCGCCCCGCAGGCGGCCCTGTTCCAGGACGCGCACCAGCGCGGCTTCGTCGACGGTGCTCCCCCGGCCCACGTTGATCAGCACCGCGTGCGGCTTCAGGGCGTTCAGCTCCGCTTCCCCCATCATCCGCTGGGTTCCGGGGGCGTTCGGCATGGCCAGGAGCAGGTAGTCCGAGGCGGCGATCATCTCCTGCCGGCGCTCGAGCGGAAACACCGCGTCCACAAAGGGGTCCCCCTCGCTCTGCCCGGGCCGGCGCCGGCAGGCCAGGATGCGCATGCCGAAGGCCTTCGCGCGCTGCGCGGCGGCCCGCCCGATGTCGCCATAGCCCAGGATGCCGAGCGTCTGCCCGCGCAGCTCCACGGAGGTGAACGGCTGCCAGCGGGCCTCGGCTTGCTGCCGCACCAGGCGGCGCAGGTCCTTGGCGAAGAACAGCATCGCGGCCAGGGCGAACTCGCTCAGCGAGCCGCTGTAGACCCCCTTGGAGTTGGTGAGGGGCAGGGGGCTCTGAATGAGCTCCTCGAAGAGGAGGTTCTCCACGCCGGCGAACAGGGAGTGGATCCAGCGGAGGTTCCGCGCCCGGGGGAGCAGCGTGCGCAGCAGATCCTTCTTCTGCGAGTCGATCACGAGCACCTGGGCCTGCTCGATGGCGGCTCCCAGCTCCGCCTCGGACGCGCCCAGGGTGAGGTGGAGGCGGGGGGCCAGTTGCCGGAGGGGCTCCAGGTGACGCGCGGTGGGGTCCGCCAGGACCAGCAGGTGCTCGACGCTCATGGGACCGCCGAGCATATCAACCCTGGCGCACGCGCTTGACGCCCCGGCGCAGGAGCAGATCGGGTGCCGTCCTGCGGTGGTCGCCTTTCAACACGAGCGTGGGGCCGGCCACTTCGCCGTAGCACCCCAGCCCGCGCTGGAGCGCCTCCAGCCACGTCCGCAGCCCGTCGGGCGCCAGCTCCAGCCCTTCCACGAGCGTCACCTCTTGTCCTCCGCGCTGCTCCAGGCGCAGCACCGCCAGCGCGGGCCCCTCGGTGGGAGGGGTGAGGGGAAAGTCCTCGGCGCGGACCTGGGGCTTGGCGCCCGGGACGGCCTCGCGCTGGGCGGCCAGGGCCGCGAAGGGGTTGTGGAAGCGCCCCTTGTCCTGGGGATCCCGGTAGCCCTGGGAGGGCGTGTCCTTGGGAGGGGGCGTTCCCGGTCCTGGGTGTTTCCGGCGTGCCATGCCCGTTATTTTGGCATGGATGCGGGGGCCCTGCCTCAGCGGGGGACGATCCGCCAGAGCTGGTTGTCCGACGCGGGGCGGTTCATCGGATACGCGATGAGGGCGCCGTGGGAGGCATTGCCTCCCTCGATGTCGAGGACGAAGCCGTTGAGCTGGCTCTGGATGTAGAAGTAGCCCGGCACGGGGGAGGGCACGAACCGCCACAGCTGATGGGCCGCTCCGGAGTACGGCCACGTGATGACGTGCGCGGCCGGGTTCGGGTTGGCCCCTTCGATATCCAGGACCCGTCCGGTCTCCCGGTTCTGGATGTAGAAGCCGCCGGGCACGGGGATGAGATCCCAGCTCATGTTGTCACGGCCGCGCCGGCGGGGCGGGGCCACGATGGCCGCTGAACCCTGTCGGCGGTCATTGTCCTCCACGCTGGCCAGGACATCCGCCAACCGGCTCTGGAGCTGGATCCGGCGCTGGGGCAGCCGCGGTCCCTCGGGGAGGGGCGGCCGGTGGGGCTCGGGCCTCGGGGGCGGAGCGTTGTAGTGAGGGGTTCCCGAAGGAGGAGGGCGGGACGGGGCGGGGGGCGTGGGGCGCGCCTCGCCCTGGCACCAGCCCGCGCTGCTGCAGGTCCGCAGGCCGTCACAGTGCGAGTCGTGGGTGCAGCGGTTGGGGCCTCGCGCGTTCTTCGACTCATCCCGGTAGTGCTGAGGGCTCGCGCCCGCGTGCGCCATCGCCAGGGGGACCACGAGGGCCGCACACGCCGTCAGCCACTTCAACGCCTGCACCACCCGTCCCGCTGCATCACTTCGCCTTGCACCACCCTGACCGCGCATCATCTGTTTCTCCCGGCATGCTCCCTTCGGAGCCGCGTTGATCCGTGGACTGTGCGGGCGGGGAAATAATTCAGAAGGGCCGGGCCGTGGGCGGCATCCTGGGCGTAGAGTCGCTCCCGGATGCGTCCTCTTTCCCTGGTTTTTCTCCCCCTGTTGGGCCTGAGTCTCGCCGCTTGCCGGGACGAACAGGCCGGTCCCCGCTCCCGGAAGCCGGCGGCTTCGGCCCAGGTCAAGACGCGGGACACCGCGCCCGCGGACCTGACCTTCCGCAGCGGGGCCACGCTGGGCGGTGGCGCGCTGGTGTACCTGGGCTCCCGCGTCTCCCCCGTGCAACCCTCCCCGGGGCAGGCCGTGCAGTTCTCGCATTACTTTCAGGCGGTGCGCCCGCCCCCGGAGGGGTTCCGGTTCTTCGTCCACCTGGTGGACGCGGACACGGGGCAGATGGTGGTCAACGCCGACCACGAGTTCCAGAACGGGGCGGCCCCGCTGGGCTCGTGGCCGCAGGGGAAGGTGGTCGAGGACGTCCACACCGTGCAGATGCCGCCCGCGCCCGTCCGGGTGATGCTCGGCTTCTGGAAAGGGGACGAGCGCCTCACGGTGGATGAGCCGCGTGCACAGGATGGCGCGAACCGGCTGCTGGGGCCCGAGCTGGGCAAGGCGCCCGAGCTCCCCGAGTACAAGGTCCAGCGGGTCTCCACGCCCCTGGTGCTGGATGGCGTGCTGGACGACGCGGCCTGGAAAGAGGCCACCCCCGTGGTGTTGCGCGGCAGCTTCGATGGGCGGAGCGCCTCGCTGCGGACGGAGGCGCGGCTGCTCCACGACGAGGCCTCGCTCTACGTCGCGTTCGACGTGGAGGACCCCGATATCTGGGGAACCCTGCTCACGCGGGATGCGCCCATCTACGAGCAGGAGGTGGTGGAGGTCTTCCTGGACGCCAACGCGGACGGGAAGACATACAACGAGCTGCAAGTCTCTCCGCACAACGTCATCTTCGATGCGTACTTCCCCGCGCGGCGGCAGGGCATGGACCTGAGCTGGGACTCAGGCATGAAGACGGCGGTGAAGGTGCGCGGGACGCTGGACAACCCAGCGGACCGGGACGAGGGCTGGACGGTGGAGATGCAGATTCCGTTCGCACGGCTGGCCGAGGTGCCCCACGTCCCCCCTCGGAAGGGGGACCGCTGGCGCTTCAACCTCTACCGCCTGGAACACCTCGGGCGGCGGAACGTGGAGGGGCAGGCGTTCTCCCCGTTGTTCATCGGGGACTTCCACGCACTGCCCCGCTTTGGATGGCTCACGTTCGAATGAACGGAGCCTAGGCGTGGGGCGAGATGTCCCAGTGCGAGTCGGCCACGGACCGCTCGGTGGGATCGCCCAGGAAGCGCAGGAAGCCTTGGAGTTCCAGGGTGTCGATGAGTTCCTCGGCCTCCAGTTCGGAGAAGCCTTTCATGTCCACCAGCAGGTTGCGCATCATGGACTTGCCCCGCAGGTAACCGACGGGTTCTCCGGGCCCCAGGGCGGCCTTGATGTCAGCGGTGAGCTGTCTCAGGTCAAGATCTTCAGAGATCATTACCCCCCAGGGTAGGGACGGTGTGCGACAGGGACAACTGGGCGGGCGGGCGGGGGAGCCTCGCGTGCAAGGAAGGTATGCAGGCGGACATCCTTTCCGTCGCTTTCCAACGTGACGGCGCCGTCCGTGTCCGTCCGGAAGCACTCGCTGCCCTGGGCGCGGTAGCGCGCCTCGACTTCGGGGTGGGGGAAGCCAAAGCGGTTGCGGCGCCCCACGCAGAAGACGACGTACCGGGGCCGGGTCCGTTCGATGAACGGCGGGGTGGAGGAGGTCCGCGAGCCATGGTGCGGTGCCTTGAGGACGGTGACGGGCCCCAGGTGTTCGAGCAGGGCCTCCTCACCTGCCTGCTCCACGTCGCCCGCGAGCAGCACGCTCACGTCCCCGTGGCGCACGAGCACCACCACGCTCTGGTCGTTGACCCCTTCGAGCAGGTCCCGCTGGTCTGAAGGCGGAGGCCCCAGCACCTCCAGGGTGGCCTCGCCCAACGCGAAGGCGGTGCTCCCCACCTCCACTTCCTTCACCTGAGCGGGCCCCGCGGCGGCGATGAGCTTCCGGGACAGGGCCCCCTCCGTGGTGCCCGAGGGCAGCCAGAGCTGATCCGTGGGGACCTTGCCCAGGGTGGAGATGAGCCCGAGCGCATGGTCGGGATGGGGGTGAGACAGGAGGGTGAGGGCCAGCCGTCCAATGCGCTCGTGGGCGAGGAACGGCAGGACGAACCGCTCGCCGGTATCGGCCCCCTGGGGCACCCCTCCGCCGTCGACCAGGGCGTGCTGGCCTCGCGAGCTGATCACCGCCGCATCGCCCTGGCCCACCGAGAGAAAGGTGATGCGCAGGGCGGGGCGGGGCATGAGCCAGGGGGTGAGCCAGGCGACCACCAGTGCCAGGGGGACCGCCAACACGCCGAGCCGCCAGCGCCCGCTGCCGAGCGCCCAGGTACCGAGCCCCACCGTGAAGAGGGCCGTGGCCACCCCCCCGAAGGGGGGCAGGTCCACCGTGGCGAGCGGAACCTCGGCGAAGAAGCGGGTGAGGAGGAGCAGCACCTCCGAGGCCCAGGCGCCGCCCCACAGCACCGGGGTGGCCAGCACTGGGGCCACCGTGAAGAGGGCCGCCCCGCCCGCGGCGAAGCCCGTGAGCATGCCACACAGGGGCAGACAGACGATGTTGGAGACGAGCCCGGCAAGGCTCGCGCGGCCAAAAGCGCTGGCCACCAGGGGCAGGCTCGCCCCGGTCACCGCGACGCTGGCGCAGAACGTCTCCAGGAGGGTCTCCCGGGCCTTTTCGGCGAGGCGCACGAGCCGACGCTTCTCCTGGGGATCCGGCGGCGGGACTGGAAGGGCCTCCCGCAGGGCGGGCGTGAGCAGCAGCAAGCTCAGCACGGCGAGAAACGACAGCTGGAGCGACAGGTCCGCGACGCTGGAGGGTGCCCAGACGATGAGCACCACCGCCGCGGCGGCCAGGCTGTTGAGCCCATCGGCGCGGCGCCACAGCGCCAGGCCCAGCAGCACCACCGTGGCCATGACCGCCGAGCGCACCGCGGGGGGCTGGTTCCCGGTGAAGAGCACATAGGCCCAGACAAAGGGAATCGACGCGGGGGCGGCCACCCTCCGGGCATCCATCCCCCGGAAGCGCACGCCCACCCGGACGAGCATCCGCCGCAGCAGGGCCAGCGTCATCAGCGCGAGCGCCGCCACGTGCAGGCCGCTCACGCTGAGCACGTGGGCCAGCCCACTCCGGGAGAAGGCATCCTCCAGCGCATCGTCGAGCGAGGCCCGCTGCCCGGCGGCGAGGGTGAGAAACAGCGCCGCGGCGTCTTCCGACGGGGCCACCGCCCGGACGGCCCGCGAGAGCCCTTGCTGGGTCCTATCGACGTATTGGCGCCACGCAGGCGCCTCGGACACCACCAGCAGCCGTCCCGCCTTGATGCTCCCGGTGAAGGCGAACGCGCGCCGGCGCCGCAGGGGCGTGAAGTCCTTCTCCCCGGGGTTGCCCGCGGGCTCCAGGGGCTGAAGGCGCGCCTCGGCGTGGACGCGCTGGCCGGGCAGCAGCGGCGGCGGTGTGCCCTGCAGGGTGAGGGTGGCGCGGAAGCGCGCTGGGACTGCGGGAGCGTCTGGAGCCCCAGCCCGGGCCACGGCCAGGTGCAGGCGGACGGCCTCATCGAAACGATCCACGCGCTCGACTTCGCCCTCCAGGAAGGCGGATCCGCCGTGGATCAACGCGGGGGGCACGTCCACGCGGGCCTCGAGCCCTGCCAGTCCCGCGCCAACGGCTCCCAGCGCGAACAAAACACCCAAGTGGGAACCAGGCAGGCGAGCGAACGCCCAGGCGGCTGAGCTCACGACAACCGCGACGCCTAGGAATACCCAGTGAAGGCTTTCAGTTCTTGCTGTGTTCGCAGCAGCGCCCAGCAACAAACTCAGCGCTGGAAACACAAAAGGTCGCGCGCCGAGGTCGCGCCACGCATAACGATTCACCACCCCACCTCGCCCGTCCTGCCCCTGGCGCGTCACCCACAGCGGCGGATAACGCGCACGAAATCCGACACGGTAGTCGGCGCGTTCTGAAGCGGTCAAGAGCTTCTGTGACGGAATGTTGCTGGATGATGTGGTTTGTGGTAGTTAGGCCGTGCTTCAGGTGGCCGAAGCCGGAATCCTTCTCAAGGAGGCGGTAAAGAGTGCAGACCAGCTTCAAGACTGGTGACAAGGCGGTTTACCCGGGCCAGGGCGTTGGCGAGGTCATGGGTATCGAGCACACCGAAGTGGCCGGTCAGCGTCAGTCCTTCTATGTGCTGCGCATCCTGGAGAATGGGATGCGGATCATGATCCCGATCAATAAGGTCGGCTCGGTGGGCCTGCGGGAGATCATCAGCGAGGAGGACGTCAAGCAGGTCTATTCCATCCTCAAGGAGAAGGACATCTCGGTCGACTCCACGACCTGGAACCGCCGGTACCGGGAGTACATGGAGAAGATCAAGACGGGCTCCGTCTTCGAGATCGCCGAGGTGCTGCGCGATCTGTACCTCCTGAAGGGCGACAAGGACCTCTCCTTCGGTGAGCGCAAGATGCTGGACACGGCGCGCTCGCTCCTCATCAAGGAGCTGTCGCTGGCCAAGGACTGCTCCGAAGAGGAGATCGAGTCCGACCTGAAGAAGATCTTCAACATCGCCTCCTAGCGCGCCCGCTGCCGCTGGCGCATGCTTGGCCCTGGGCCCCTTCGTGGGGTCCAGGGCTTTTTCATGTCCGAGGAACAGCGCGTCCAGGAAGAGCGGCAGCGGCGCATCGCGGAGCTGGAGGCCCGGCTGGCGCGGCGCTCCCGGGGCGCGGTCCGGCCCCCCATGGCCCTGGCGGCCATCGCGGTGAGCGTGGCGTTGCTGTGGATGCAGCGGCGGGAGCTGGCCTACCTCGTCTCGCCGCGCACCCCCCTGTCGCTCGGGGCGGAAGGGGAGTACCGCCTCGAAGCATTGAGCTCCAACCGGTATGCCCAACTGCACGGCGTGCCGGCGTCGCACGGCGCCTATGAGCGGGACGGCGAGGCGCTCTATGTGCTGGTGGGGCTGAGGGAGTCCCCCTTCGTGGTCCGTCGGCCGGCCCTGCCGGGGGAGGAGTGGACCGCGGGGCGGCCCCCTCCACCGCCGGATCCCCGGCCGTTCGCGGTCCGCGGCCGGCTCCTCGCCGAGGAGGACGCCCCGCGCTACCGGGAGGCTTTCGCGTTGCTGCGCGAGAAGGGCGAGCTTCAGCCCCGGGACGGCCGGCTGTGGATCGTCATCGAGGGGCAGCGGCCCGGGGAGGATTGGGGCCGGGCCGGGGTGGCGTTGCTGCTGGGCACCTTCGCCGCCGCCAATGCCGTGCTCCTGGTGCGGAGCCTGCGCCGTTCCCGGTCCCCGGCGGGCTGAGCGCGCGGGGCGTTACAGGAAGATCAACGAGAAGAGGGTCATGAGCAGCCCCAGGCCCGCCGTCACCAGGGCGATGTGCCGGAGCCGCAAGGGCCGGCGCATGGGGAGGCCCTCCGGGAGGGCGGCGCTCGGGGCCCCCGGGGCCGGGCTTCCCGGGCCGCGCAGCTTCAGGACGGAGTTGCCCAGCGTGAGTTCGTCCCCCGGGTGCAGCTGCGTGTCCCCTTCGATTTTCACACGGTTGACGAAGGTGCCGTTCTGGCTGCCCAGGTCCTTCAAGAGGAGGACGTCCCCGGTGCGCAGCAACTGCACGTGGCGGCGGCTGATGGACGGATGCTGGAGGCGCAAGTCACACGCCGACGCGCGGCCGATGACGAGCGTTCCCTGGGGGATGGGCATGAGCTGGCCTGCGCCAGGCCCTTTCTCCACGTAGAGCGACACCGCGAGGGGGCTGGTCCCGGCGTATTCGCGCGCGTCGAACCGGGGCAGCAGCTCGCGGTCCTGGTTGAGCTGGCGCACGTTTCGCGCTCCCCGGGGCGAGCGGCGGGGCCCCACGGGGAACTGGGGGACGCGCTGGGGACGTGGATCATCCGCCTGCAGCGGGGTGATTTCGTCGTCGTCGAAGGGCAGCTCCACCTCCTGCTTCTTGGGCGACGGCACACCCGGAGGCTGAGGGGGACGAGGGGGCCGCTTGGGGTTGGAGGGAGCCATGCCTGTTCCTATTCTCCCAGATTGGTGGCTGGCCCTGCCATATCCTGGCGACTAGAGTGACCGCCTTCATTCATTTTGCTCAGGAAGGAACCCCACCGTGGCCCCGCCGTCGATCGCGCTCTTCAACACGCTGACGATGCAGAAGGAGCCCCTGGTGACCGCCGAGCCCGGCGTCGTTCGCCTCTACGTGTGTGGTCCTACGGTCTACAGTTACATACATATTGGCAACGCGCGGACCTTCACCTCGTTCGATGTCGTGGTGCGTTATCTGCGCTACCGGGGCTACCAGGTCCACTACGTCCGCAACTACACGGACGTGGACGACAAGATCATCAAGGCGGCGAACGAGACCGGGGAGACGCCGGTCGAACTGGCCGGCCGCTTCGTGAAGATCTTCGAGGAGGACTCGCGCGCGCTGCACCTGGTGGCGCCGGACGTGTCGCCCAAGGTGAGTGATCACCTGCCGGAGATCATCCGCATCGTCG encodes:
- a CDS encoding FHA domain-containing protein → MAPSNPKRPPRPPQPPGVPSPKKQEVELPFDDDEITPLQADDPRPQRVPQFPVGPRRSPRGARNVRQLNQDRELLPRFDAREYAGTSPLAVSLYVEKGPGAGQLMPIPQGTLVIGRASACDLRLQHPSISRRHVQLLRTGDVLLLKDLGSQNGTFVNRVKIEGDTQLHPGDELTLGNSVLKLRGPGSPAPGAPSAALPEGLPMRRPLRLRHIALVTAGLGLLMTLFSLIFL
- a CDS encoding CarD family transcriptional regulator, which codes for MQTSFKTGDKAVYPGQGVGEVMGIEHTEVAGQRQSFYVLRILENGMRIMIPINKVGSVGLREIISEEDVKQVYSILKEKDISVDSTTWNRRYREYMEKIKTGSVFEIAEVLRDLYLLKGDKDLSFGERKMLDTARSLLIKELSLAKDCSEEEIESDLKKIFNIAS
- a CDS encoding DNA internalization-related competence protein ComEC/Rec2 gives rise to the protein MTRQGQDGRGGVVNRYAWRDLGARPFVFPALSLLLGAAANTARTESLHWVFLGVAVVVSSAAWAFARLPGSHLGVLFALGAVGAGLAGLEARVDVPPALIHGGSAFLEGEVERVDRFDEAVRLHLAVARAGAPDAPAVPARFRATLTLQGTPPPLLPGQRVHAEARLQPLEPAGNPGEKDFTPLRRRRAFAFTGSIKAGRLLVVSEAPAWRQYVDRTQQGLSRAVRAVAPSEDAAALFLTLAAGQRASLDDALEDAFSRSGLAHVLSVSGLHVAALALMTLALLRRMLVRVGVRFRGMDARRVAAPASIPFVWAYVLFTGNQPPAVRSAVMATVVLLGLALWRRADGLNSLAAAAVVLIVWAPSSVADLSLQLSFLAVLSLLLLTPALREALPVPPPDPQEKRRLVRLAEKARETLLETFCASVAVTGASLPLVASAFGRASLAGLVSNIVCLPLCGMLTGFAAGGAALFTVAPVLATPVLWGGAWASEVLLLLTRFFAEVPLATVDLPPFGGVATALFTVGLGTWALGSGRWRLGVLAVPLALVVAWLTPWLMPRPALRITFLSVGQGDAAVISSRGQHALVDGGGVPQGADTGERFVLPFLAHERIGRLALTLLSHPHPDHALGLISTLGKVPTDQLWLPSGTTEGALSRKLIAAAGPAQVKEVEVGSTAFALGEATLEVLGPPPSDQRDLLEGVNDQSVVVLVRHGDVSVLLAGDVEQAGEEALLEHLGPVTVLKAPHHGSRTSSTPPFIERTRPRYVVFCVGRRNRFGFPHPEVEARYRAQGSECFRTDTDGAVTLESDGKDVRLHTFLAREAPPPARPVVPVAHRPYPGG